A stretch of Coccidioides posadasii str. Silveira chromosome 2, complete sequence DNA encodes these proteins:
- the HIR3 gene encoding Histone transcription regulator 3 (EggNog:ENOG410PHS4~COG:K~BUSCO:175at33183): MSTFVALNVEPAEDIEDVDDTKEIQIEEALKLYQNALKLHSQGPEYYDQAQEAYNALFESEIFKYPEATSEYKRDQILGLDDDDFYFPDEIAEGDSAPDAINTTSSALPQTIFLSYKNHAQFLLDYLKVLLDKREKQDDIHVSNQIKEALEHFAEALERDETDMELWRKSSRVGSALKSHRIARFCLESVLEGDGYGVEDRLGQPGLEQVFAARDLHEILRTLQDKFSSAQLPLRQPRKGISRLLAKQADLYPFLPRHSKETRSCSAPHQSDGNKTRHRLATSASNTWTDVGSAILRALAEESQTDDSIWSPVTLRIQLPRNSCFVELPIIQQNKIGDFTEVRLDDDDDIELPDRESGEPVTTAEKPSSKSPKRESDLDDEQSTEKNTDENAKDSKDKAEQANEKSAEQDGDGSLTPPAADANVKVHGPQSRKRSSTSVGNEEPTDGGRAKSRRIRARESIAEAQAHQDEIVFDQTKYFEDRLEHFAHADQWMFSTSGALLSKLGVEELGTIDEMRHAIDQTDGHTSPRGSFHEPSLESVSMRDLREAIENWSGAQNLKDDIFTSHDGLAGVKQSGLNIFLERSRQVQPALSQKESSFDDEGLSQFVESVNSENFHPQKVAFKWLECHFTSDLSSSLNTTTSSNLQPSSAYATQRWSDRKKSLIKDLIVRNDEFTYKHFLSSACDFTQTSPAGNGPSAEMAQSLYELHLDIFASMCSPNSDSDESYKALQRDRLRRWESLARRLINHRVEIGDKSDFQTGNILRHLWATIMSFNLTAGADREYVLACLNDLKSVLTSFGEPVLTLVNNATMPELSISAVEQEIARISSMEFFMKVFGPGKEDPVSLIENIEPILDPSAIEHHPSELAEDQVTNLLHVPAEIQRAQDLAFFLDRGDVTLKLFLWRRLQKAYESIQYPTKVISCSLRSIEIIVGELVAPTYLELPSNQRQETLLRWLNRADYLMLNVIGKILDDPKSSFECIDMSHLQSSMSAIARLSRLLHSFVLYEDSVRIGQTSPPEIRPAAAAKAYDHYKEKLRSMLVRSWTLQYTLIKEGIAQNKELFDMPSDDCINYLRSVHNALGIRSYCRYANKVLLKVMKQELLTLDAEDSYESDVAQVLFDYYGLKFSPELDISLDHGCPVEKLDRSTALMMVDFAMLQAKRMNIKDFLRSDLKSTIDTIQMSIGWSGRIYPAITQNKRIISAFLKSPINPAILYRAVQGVSDVSVIPVHTESFRLAENGWYFLLGLAAFTKFKTQKRLGPTATDDLDLAATFFRRELEHGVDRWETWYRLGQVYDAKLEEDITWSAEKLNHHRADLTLLERRAIHSYSMAITLAIRTADSSTETKKTISDLYTQFGFRIYASSREPFSMAAFSLDDFTRHFSSDKSQQMYTGRPFRDMKLYSTWYFASYLFQKAMVDRPMNWINHYMFSKCLWKMFTSQDPLKERYKPIEVEDILDSLDAAIEALPKKRDSRSDPILEPHFKLASIIHKLVKRGDLDPCNASERLIATPWGRKLSPVEDLAGWKPFILNVLKNLGTADKSNWHHRIVARAAHVIYDDRRDVEAAAAAKHELSQHIFTKTMTLQVWRPENERPGRHFVYTSRYVYFFVHIMDQLNDRTGLDLLLRRVRRKPNDYVNYTKLWEDICLTYIKLFRRLGHVPTSHEEAIFKPLGHEEFVANATRLDSWTHSETAEPGLIDLVREAVELKKLNGGLIKPGIFEDLVGDVYALIYEKTVPGILERIAKEENRERMKVDHLLSAGDSVNDNHTPPPGLDKSSDKPPEKAPGPKARAKGVTRREVQRKADAIATKAAASRPKPIRPADEDSKPVVVEQAATEGTANKDEAQEEVSKPVSQQTPEAAEATGPAIVPSSALPSIHDSGEDESELSELDDSKMSDPSKPSLPMFPNLLVKRLASPNPMSELSSNISHDGRETGGDVDVDGGPDDEGDGEGDSNSEGDGGGEGEGEGEGEGDAEGEAEEEGDGEGDDNDGESAQTISVPDNKSEPGVVDKKPGRTDDARKSDHSDVDMEGT, from the exons ATGTCGACATTTGTTGCACTGAATGTCGAGCCCGCTGAAGATATCGAGGATGTTGATGATACCAAAGAAATCCAGATAGAGGAGGCCCTCAAATTATACCAAAATGCCCTGAAGCTCCATTCCCAGGGGCCTGAATACTACGACCAAGCTCAGGAGGCCTACAACGCCCTCTTTGAATCCGAAATATTCAAATACCCAGAGGCTACTTCTGAATACAAGAGAGATCAAATTCTAGGCTTGGATGATGACGACTTTTACTTTCCTGACGAGATAGCTGAAGGGGACTCGGCGCCGGACGCCATCAATACAACCTCCAGTGCTTTACCCCAGACAATATTTTTATCGTACAAAAATCATGCACAGTTCCTCTTAGATTACCTGAAAGTGTTGCTGGATAAACGAGAAAAGCAAGACGACATTCATGTATCAAATCAAATAAAGGAAGCTCTAGAGCATTTCGCAGAAGCTCTTGAACGGGACGAAACCGATATGGAGTTATGGAGGAAGAGCAGCCGAGTAGGAAGTGCTCTAAAAAGTCATCGGATTGCAAGATTTTGTTTGGAAAGTGTGCTTGAAGGAGATGGTTATGGGGTAGAGGACCGTCTTGGACAACCAGGGCTAGAGCAGGTTTTTGCTGCTAGAGACCTGCATGAAATCCTCAGAACCCTTCAGGATAAATTTTCCTCCGCACAACTTCCACTTAGGCAGCCTAGAAAGGGTATTTCTCGTCTTTTGGCAAAGCAGGCGGACCTATATCCATTCCTTCCCCGTCACTCGAAAGAAACCCGCAGCTGTTCGGCGCCCCACCAGTCCGATGGAAACAAAACCCGCCATCGTCTCGCTACCTCTGCGAGTAATACGTGGACAGATGTTGGGAGCGCCATTCTTCGAGCATTAGCAGAGGAGTCACAGACCGACGATTCGATCTGGTCACCCGTGACCCTACGGATTCAGCTCCCTAGAAATAGCTGCTTCGTTGAGCTTCCGATCATTCAACAGAATAAAATAGGCGACTTCACAGAGGTTCGATtggatgatgacgacgacaTAGAACTCCCAGATAGAGAGAGCGGAGAGCCGGTAACTACGGCAGAGAAGCCGAGCTCTAAAAGCCCCAAACGCGAATCGGATTTGGACGACGAACAAAGCACGGAGAAAAACACAGATGAAAATGCTAAGGATAGTAAGGACAAGGCCGAGCAAGCAAACGAGAAGAGTGCAGAACAGGACGGTGACGGATCCCTTACTCCACCTGCAGCTGACGCAAATGTCAAGGTCCATGGACCTCAATCTCGAAAGAGGTCCTCTACATCGGTTGGCAACGAAGAGCCCACAGATGGTGGAAGAGCAAAGAGTCGACGCATAAGGGCGCGTGAATCCATCGCCGAAGCGCAAGCCCATCAAGATGAAATCGTCTTCGACCAAACCAAATACTTCGAGGACCGCTTAGAACATTTTGCTCATGCCGACCAATGGATGTTCAGTACTAGCGGTGCACTCCTTTCAAAACTAGGCGTTGAGGAGCTTGGTACGATTGATGAAATGAGGCATGCCATCGACCAAACTGATGGACATACCTCCCCCCGTGGTTCGTTCCACGAGCCTAGCCTGGAATCAGTGAGTATGCGGGATCTCCGTGAGGCGATTGAGAATTGGTCCGGGGCACAGAATTTAAAAGATGATATTTTTACATCGCACGATGGTCTAGCAGGAGTTAAGCAATCCGGCCTGAATATTTTTCTCGAACGCTCTCGACAGGTTCAACCAGCTCTTAGTCAAAAAGAAAGCTCTTTTGATGATGAAGGGCTATCACAATTTGTGGAATCTGTTAATTCAGAAAATTTCCACCCCCAGAAAGTGGCATTCAAGTGGCTAGAATGCCATTTTACCTCCGATCTTTCATCCTCTTTAAACACCACCACTTCATCCAACCTCCAGCCAAGCTCAGCCTACGCGACTCAACGCTGGTCCGACAGAAAGAAATCCCTTATAAAGGATTTGATTGTCAGAAACGACGAGTTTACCTACAAACACTTTCTTTCCAGTGCCTGCGATTTCACCCAAACTTCCCCGGCTGGGAATGGGCCGTCGGCAGAAATGGCCCAAAGCCTCTATGAGCTTCACCTTGATATATTTGCATCCATGTGTTCGCCAAATAGCGATTCTGATGAATCCTACAAGGCACTGCAACGAGACCGACTCCGTCGTTGGGAGTCACTTGCGCGAAGACTGATAAATCACCGGGTAGAGATAGGTGATAAGAGCGACTTCCAAACCGGAAATATCTTGCGACATCTTTGGGCAACTATAATGAGCTTCAATTTGACAGCTGGAGCCGATCGCGAATATGTGCTAGCATGCCTCAATGATCTGAAAAGCGTCCTTACATCATTCGGTGAACCCGTGCTGACCTTGGTAAACAATGCCACTATGCCGGAGTTATCTATTTCGGCAGTTGAGCAAGAAATAGCAAGAATCAGCTCTATGGAGTTTTTCATGAAGGTGTTTGGCCCGGGAAAAGAAGACCCTGTGAGTCTAATCGAGAACATTGAGCCAATTCTAGACCCGTCAGCTATCGAACATCACCCATCCGAACTCGCCGAAGATCAGGTTACGAACTTGCTTCACGTTCCAGCAGAAATTCAACGAGCTCAAGATTTGGCTTTCTTCCTCGATCGTGGTGATGTAACGTTGAAGCTATTCCTTTGGCGGCGGCTCCAGAAAGCTTATGAGTCCATTCAATACCCAACCAAAGTCATTTCATGCTCACTCAGGAGCATCGAAATCATTGTTGGAGAGCTTGTAGCTCCTACATACCTCGAGTTACCAAGTAACCAACGCCAGGAAACCTTGCTGAGATGGCTTAATCGCGCGGACTATTTGATGCTTAATGTGATAGGAAAGATATTAGATGACCCTAAGAGCTCGTTCGAATGCATTGACATGAGCCACCTTCAATCGTCTATGTCTGCCATCGCGCGACTTTCAAGACTGCTACATTCATTCGTCCTCTACGAAGACTCTGTACGGATTGGCCAGACCAGTCCTCCAGAGATTCGGCCCGCAGCAGCCGCGAAAGCATACGACCATTATAAGGAGAAACTCCGTTCCATGCTGGTCAGGTCGTGGACTTTACAATACACTCTAATAAAAGAGGGTATTGCGCAGAATAAAGAACTGTTTGATATGCCCTCTGATGATTGTATCAATTATCTGCGCTCAGTCCATAACGCGCTCGGAATACGTTCATATTGCAGATACGCAAATAAAGTTCTCTTGAAGGTGATGAAGCAAGAGCTTCTAACCCTCGATGCAGAAGATAGCTATGAGTCAGACGTGGCGCAGGTGCTGTTCGATTATTACGGTCTCAAGTTCTCCCCAGAACTCGATATTTCCCTCGATCACGGCTGCCCCGTCGAGAAGTTGGACAGGTCTACGGCATTAATGATGGTAGATTTTGCCATGCTGCAGGCTAAGCGGATGAACATCAAAGACTTTTTAAGGTCAGACTTAAAGTCTACAATAGACACTATACAGATGTCTATAGGCTGGTCTGGTAGGATATATCCTGCTATCACCCAAAACAAGAGGATTATATCAGCGTTCCTGAAGTCTCCTATAAATCCTGCCATTCTGTACAGAGCAGTCCAAGGAGTAAGTGACGTATCGGTCATCCCTGTCCACACTGAGAGCTTCAGGTTGGCGGAAAACGGATGGTACTTCCTACTTGGGCTTGCAGCATTCACAAAATTCAAAACTCAAAAACGCCTTGGTCCTACGGCCACAGATGATCTCGATCTAGCTGCCACCTTTTTCCGCCGCGAGCTAGAACATGGAGTTGACCGATGGGAAACTTGGTACCGCCTCGGACAGGTTTATGATGCGAAGCTCGAAGAAGACATCACTTGGTCTGCCGAAAAACTAAATCATCATCGTGCGGATTTGACTTTGTTAGAGAGAAGAGCTATCCATTCGTACTCGATGGCAATAACTCTTGCTATTAGAACGGCAGATTCGTCTACGGAAACAAAAAAGACCATATCAGATCTCTATACACAATTTGGCTTCCGGATCTATGCTTCTTCAAGGGAGCCTTTTTCAATGGCCGCATTTAGCCTGGATGATTTTACGAGACATTTTAGCAGTGATAAGAGCCAGCAAATGTATACAGGGAGGCCGTTTAGGGATATGAAGCTCTACTCCACTTGGTACTTTGCTAGTTATCTATTTCAAAAAGCCATGGTTGATCGACCAATGAACTGGAT AAACCATTACATGTTCAGCAAGTGCCTTTGGAAGATGTTTACCTCCCAAGATCCTCTGAAGGAACGCTACAAGCCAATCGAAGTGGAAGATATCCTTGATTCTTTGGATGCAGCTATCGAAGCATTGCCTAAGAAAAGAGATTCCAGATCTGACccaattctggaacctcATTTTAAGCTGGCGTCAATAATTCATAAACTGGTAAAGCGTGGAGATTTAGAT CCATGCAATGCAAGTGAGAGGCTTATTGCTACTCCTTGGGGGAGGAAACTTTCTCCAGTTGAAGATTTGGCTGGGTGGAAGCCATTCATATTGAACGTCCTGAAAAACCTCGGCACCGCTGACAAGTCAAACTGGCACCATCGCATTGTGGCAAGG GCTGCCCATGTTATATACGACGACAGAAGGGATGTTGAGGCTGCCGCGGCAGCGAAACACGAGCTTTCCCAGCACATATTCACGAAAACAATGACACTCCAAGTGTGGAGGCCTGAAAATGAACGACCGGGAAGGCACTTCGTGTACACATCTCGTTACGTATATTTTTTTGTACACATCATGGACCAGCTCAACGATAGGACGGGCTTAGATCTTCTACTTCGTCGTGTACGGAGAAAACCCAACGACTACGTCAATTATACAAAGCTCTGGGAAGATATATGTCTTACCTATATAAAA CTTTTCCGCCGGTTGGGCCATGTTCCCACAAGTCACGAAGAGGCGATATTCAAACCCTTAGGCCATGAGGAATTTGTTGCGAATGCCACTCGTTTAGACTCTTGGACACATTCCGAAACGGCGGAGCCAGGACTAATAGATCTTGTCAGAGAAGCTGTCGAGTTGAAGAAGCTCAACGGGGGGCTGATAAAGCCCGGTATATTCGAAGACTTGGTTGGAGACGTTTATGCACTTATATACGAAAAGACAGTTCCCGGTATCTTGGAAAGGATTGCCAAAGAGGAGAACCGCGAACGAATGAAAGTCGATCATCTCCTATCAGCTGGCGACTCCGTCAACGATAATCACACGCCACCCCCAGGGCTTGATAAATCTTCAGATAAGCCCCCGGAAAAAGCACCAGGACCTAAAGCCAGAGCCAAAGGTGTTACAAGAAGAGAAGTACAGCGAAAAGCAGATGCTATCGCCACCAAAGCGGCCGCATCGCGCCCAAAACCCATACGTCCAGCCGATGAAGACTCGAAGCCTGTTGTTGTCGAGCAGGCTGCGACAGAAGGAACGGCCAACAAAGACGAGGCTCAAGAAGAAGTCTCAAAACCGGTTTCACAACAAACTCCAGAAGCCGCAGAAGCGACGGGGCCAGCCATTGTCCCTAGTAGCGCGCTTCCAAGTATTCACGATAGTGGAGAAGACGAAAGCGAATTAAGTGAACTCGACGATTCAAAAATGTCAGACCCTTCAAAACCAAGTCTGCCCATGTTTCCTAATTTGCTTGTTAAGCGATTAGCGTCTCCGAATCCCATGTCTGAGTTGTCTTCGAACATTAGCCACGACGGTAGAGAAACGGGTGGAGATGTGGATGTAGATGGGGGCCCTGACGACGAGGGTGACGGCGAGGGTGACAGCAACAGTGAAGGTGACGGTGGCGGTGAAGGTGAAGgcgagggagagggagagggtgATGCTGAAGGAGAGGCTGAAGAGGAGGGGGATGGAGAGGGAGATGATAATGATGGAGAATCAGCTCAAACCATTTCCGTACCGGACAATAAATCCGAGCCCGGAGTGGTAGATAAGAAGCCCGGACGCACTGATGATGCTCGAAAGTCCGATCACTCAGATGTGGATATGGAAGGAACTTGA
- a CDS encoding uncharacterized protein (EggNog:ENOG410PGNR~COG:Z~BUSCO:2098at33183) yields the protein MESSQSPFQGQTSLFQVYLRLRPPIGQNADLQSQKSDYLIVEPPEEAGSSDDTDGARLWSKYITVQPPNDSRKRAVEKFAFTKVFEERASQLEVFEETGMVPLIKGVLVEGRDGLVATLGVSGSGKSHTILGSKSQRGITQMSLDVLFKSLAPAIQSSDNAMLMQSLAASDPSEAQLYSARSFIESVYGDPCADRGRGSRAQTPNVSSRAQTPLVCSPSQFLPPNPSKKQSPNLGLYSSVPRPIIGYSDTQRGCYASTIRLLNSIDSDGGHVPIWPAPKKLTLPSQLPFWRTHRIKRSETKSQSLVKETPVTATFPRRHMAPRPSAFPQTPDVSDFVLSIPEHDEYAVLVSMYEVYNDRIFDLLSPSNGSSNRSANNNQKDSRRPLMFKPTEGSMDRKVVVGLRKVVCSTCEEALTVLETGLTERKVTGTGSNSVSSRSHGFFCVEVKKKIRDQRLGYESWVGNTLTIVDLAGSERARNAKTAGATLAEGGKINESLMYLGQCLQMQTNLQSGSKALVPFRQCKLTELLFSNSFPSSGQTAHSSHRIPQKANMIVTADPLGDFNATSQILRYSALAREVTVPRIPSVSSTILAIPAKPAHSGKSAFLSASAEELERAALEIAKLTDDYEALEMRLAEEEMAREEAEIRWKAAEEKCLLLDQEIREECFAEMEERIEDERRRWQQAWDEQTRRHESHLDRKLDLLSRGVETDYIESVHEDPEPSTEERVDELERENDMLRTRIAALERELLNRSPTKKTTTTSKKNTIPGRFDSLDYSFLKADSDTENGSLTISKKLGRLRLGENLPSSPLSQRERK from the exons ATGGAATCCTCGCAGAGTCCCTTCCAGGGACAAACGTCGCTCTTCCAGGTCTACCTTCGTTTGCGCCCACCGATCGGTCAGAATGCTGACTTACAGAGTCAAAAATCCGACTACTTAATAGTTGAACCACCAGAGGAAGCCGGTAGCAGCGATGACACTGACGGAGCAAGATTATGGTCAAAATATATCACGGTCCAGCCCCCGAATGATTCGAGAAAACGGGCTGTTGAGAAGTTCGCATTTACGAAAGTCTTTGAGGAGCGAGCGTCTCAATTGGAAGTATTTGAGGAGACTGGAATGGTTCCATTAATAAAAGGAGTTCTAGTCGAAGGTCGAGACGGGCTAGTTGCGACGCTGGGAGTCAGTGGGAGCGGGAAG TCCCATACGATTCTCGGTTCGAAGTCGCAGCGTGGAATAACCCAAATGTCTCTCGATGTCCTTTTTAAGTCCCTTGCTCCCGCCATCCAGAGCTCGGATAATGCGATGCTCATGCAGTCCTTAGCAGCTTCAGATCCTTCCGAAGCCCAACTTTATTCCGCAAGATCGTTTATTGAGAGTGTTTATGGAGATCCATGTGCGGATCGCGGACGCGGATCCAGAGCCCAAACGCCCAATGTTTCATCCAGAGCTCAGACGCCATTGGTATGCAGTCCATCTCAGTTCCTACCCCCAAACCCGTCCAAGAAACAGAGTCCCAACCTTGGGCTTTATTCTTCAGTTCCCAGGCCGATTATTGGATATTCCGATACCCAAAGAGGCTGTTATGCTTCCACAATTCGGCTTCTGAATTCAATAGATTCTGATGGCGGCCATGTGCCTATATGGCCGGCACCCAAGAAGCTCACTCTCCCTTCCCAATTGCCCTTCTGGAGAACTCATAGAATTAAAAGAAGTGAAACTAAATCTCAGTCTCTCGTTAAGGAAACCCCGGTTACAGCAACGTTCCCTCGCCGTCATATGGCTCCTAGACCCAGCGCGTTCCCGCAGACTCCTGATGTCAGTGACTTTGTACTATCTATACCCGAACACGATGAATATGCCGTATTGGTGTCGATGTATGAAGTATATAACGACCGAATTTTCGACTTACTTTCTCCAAGTAACGGATCCTCCAACCGCTCAGCGAACAACAATCAAAAGGATAGCCGTCGCCCGCTAATGTTCAAACCAACCGAAGGTTCAATGGACAGAAAAGTTGTTGTCGGTCTACGAAAGGTCGTCTGTAGCACTTGCGAAGAAGCACTGACGGTTTTAGAGACCGGGTTAACTGAGCGAAAAGTCACTGGGACTGGAAGCAACAGTGTTAGTTCGAGAAGTCACGGCTTCTTTTGCGTTGAAGTCAAGAAGAAGATCCGAGATCAAAGGTTGGGATATGAATCATGGGTTGGGAATACGCTGACCATTGTTGATCTTGCTG GCTCTGAGCGCGCCAGGAATGCGAAGACCGCCGGTGCGACTCTTGCAGAAGGTGGTAAAATTAACGAAAGTTTGATGTATCTCGGCCAGTGCTTGCAGATGCAGACGAACTTGCAGTCTGGTAGCAAG GCACTTGTTCCTTTCAGACAGTGCAAACTTACAGAGTTGCTATTCTCGAATTCCTTCCCTTCTTCAGGTCAAACCGCACATTCATCTCACCGGATTCCTCAGAAGGCCAACATGATAGTCACAGCAGACCCACTAGGCGATTTCAATGCGACTTCACAGATCCTACGCTACTCTGCTCTGGCTAGGGAGGTTACCGTCCCCAGAATCCCGTCGGTTTCGAGCACGATTCTAGCCATTCCAGCCAAGCCTGCTCATAGTGGGAAATCAGCGTTCCTATCAGCTTCAGCGGAGGAATTGGAGCGTGCTGCCTTGGAAATTGCCAAATTGACAGATGACTACGAAGCTCTAGAAATGAGATTGGCCGAAGAAGAGATGGCTCGGGAAGAAGCTGAGATCAGATGGAAGGCAGCAGAAGAGAAATGCTTACTTCTTGATCAAGAAATTAGAGAGGAATGTTTTGCGGAGATGGAAGAGCGCATTGAGGACGAAAGAAGGAGATGGCAGCAAGCTTGGGATGAGCAGACGCGTCGTCATGAAAGCCATCTCGATAGAAAGCTGGATCTTCTTTCAAGGGGTGTGGAAA CTGACTACATTGAATCAGTCCACGAAGACCCTGAACCCTCGACTGAAGAGCGCGTTGACGAGCTCGAACGGGAAAATGATATGCTCCGAACTCGAATTGCTGCATTAGAGCGCGAATTACTCAACCGTTCGCCCACCAAGAAAACCACCACTACGTcaaagaagaatactatcCCTGGTCGCTTTGACTCACTAGATTATAgctttcttaaagcagacAGTGACACAGAGAACGGCTCACTAACAATTTCCAAGAAATTGGGGAGACTTCGGTTAGGCGAAAATTTGCCATCGAGTCCCCTTAGtcaaagagaaagaaaataa